The genomic stretch ATGGCGACCACTAAGAAAGGCGTCGCGGTAGCCACAACACCGAATGTTCTAGCATTTCATTCTTTCCACAGCATCCATCCAATCAAGAACACAAGAGAGTCGAGTCCTTGCCGAAAGGGCTTAGGGACCATCTTTCTTGCGTACAACCACCAATGCAGCGCAAGCTCACCATGGTCAGCCAATGGCTCCTGCAAAATGAATCTTCTGGAGCCAGAGATGCCAAACCTCTCGACTATACTAACAACCAATGAGTATATGATATATCGTCTCCGGGTGCTGATCACACATGATACAATCATTTGATGCTTGCAACCCATGCCTAAACCTATGGTCAGCAGTCCAGCAACTACCATGAAGTGTTAACCAAAACAAGGTTCGAACTCTCGATGGTGCAGAAGTCCGCGGCACCCAGCACGAGTGAAGGTCCCAGGAAACATAGCGCCATAAGCCGAGGCCTCCGAATAGGAATGATCCGCCTTGAGACTCCAAGCGAATGTGTCTGGCTGTTGGGATAAATGAACATCTTCCAGCAGGTCACGGATCAAGTTGAATTCAAGTAGGACCTGTGGAGAGTCGGTGATGCCACAGTATCTTCGACCCATGTGATGGACTTAATCTCATTGTACGTTCACTTGTCTTATCAGCCGTATTTTTTCTGCtagtcagcagtgtttttctctcacaataaattagacAACAGTAATTTCAATCATGACTTTTTAGACCAACAACATGGCTCAGGGGAGAGACTTTCGGATGAAAGTTCTGTTTAGCTTCCCACCGATGTTAGCAATGATGGTATCGCTCCTCAATGAGGCATTGTCATGAGacaattttattttaaaaactttggtcTTTCGATTGGTGGCATCTATGGATGTTGCTTTCCTCCCTAAAGGTATCACCGTGCCATGTGTTTGCTGCGATGTGCAATCGAGAATTAGGATCTTGTAACAGACGCGCTTGTTCATCATCAATTCGGGGACGGAGTCCTGAATACTTGGTCTCGACAGCCTAAACAAAAGTTCCAAACATACAAGCAGACGATGTTTGTCACGTACAAACTCGCAATAACGCTGTCGTGTCGATCCGAATTCCGAACGTACGAGCGGCAAATTTCTTAATTAATTTAGTTACAATGCGGCATTGTTGATGCTGTCGCGGCGGAGCAGCATCTCCGTGATGCCCTGCACCCACTTGCGCTGCTCGTGCCTGCTCCTGCACTCGAACTCGATCACCCTCTCCACCGTCCTGATCCCAAAGTACCccctcctgctcctgctgccACCATGGCTTCCTCCTTCCTCCACCTCCCTGCCTGCCCATGCCGGTATGTCCGAGCACACGTCAAGAACCACACCTGGAATGGAATGCAATCCAACGTCGTCACTCTCCATCATCTTAtctaccaaaaaaaaaagcaagctTAATTTGAATGAATCTTACACTTTTTGGTCTTGATGAAGGTGCCGGCCATATGTGCGCTCTGCATCTTGAGAACCACCTgccagtaaaaaaaaaaaaaaagttggtaCGCATGGTGATGGGTGTCTAGTGTTCATGTGTTGTACTCTACTCTACTCTACCTGGAAGGTGGAGTTTATGTACACGGAGACGAGCTTCCAGTGGAGGGCGCCCTGCCTGGTGCGCTTCAGAAGCTCGCCGCCCCGGGACACGAAGACCAGCGGCGAGATGTCCCTCTCCGGCTCCCTGCCGTCGCCAGGCAACGCCGTCGCCTGGATCTCCTTGTGGAGCCTCGCCCTCAGCATCGCGGCGCCGCGCAGAGCTGCAAGGACACCGATGGCCACGTCAAATTCAGATATGCCTCCCTTCTATTCCAATGCTTGCCTTGCCGGTACGTACGTACCCGTGGCCGCGCCGGCGGTGAGCGCCATGACGTCGCCGCTGGTCTGCGCGTTCACGGCCGAGTGGATGGCCGCCAGTATCTGGTCGTGGCTAGCGCCGATCGCCTGCGCCATCTCCACGCAGTGCGacgccaccagcgccgccgccgacgccacgGCCGCCGCGGTCTTGGCCCCGCCGCTTCCGCTGCCCTTGGCCGGCCGCTGCTccggcgccgccgcagccgaCGAGGAGAACACCGCGccggccaccagcgccgccaccgccgccgcgacgCCCGCCACGGACGTCGCCGCGTACGCCTGCGCGTTGCGGGACCGGGCCTCGGCGCGCTTCTTCTCCCTCTGCTCCTTGATCCACGCGCCCACCGTCTTCCCTCGCCCCGCGGCACGGAGCAGCTTCACGTCCGCCCTGGGAGAGATGGGCGGGCTCATCCCTCCGCCGGCTTCAACACCTGCCGCCATTGCCGCGTCTGCCCTCTGCGACAGAGGATCATGCAATGCTCATGTACCAGTACCATGCAATGCAAGGTCGCCGACCATTTATTTGATCGGATATTTGCTTTTACCTGCTGGTACTGGTGCTGGTGGTGATCACTGccaagtggcggcggcggcgctggccaCTGCTCCGTCGTGGACGTGGCGACGGCGGGAGGAGAATCGGAGGCGGCCTTGCCGCAGCTGAGCACCCTGAGGGCCTTGGAGATCTCTGCTGCCGAGAGGCTCCAGGACCTTGCCAGGAACTCCATCGTCTCTGTCGGTGTCTCCGGTGGCCGGACCGTCGTCGGAGCCCACTTCTCGGCTGGGCCGCCTTCTTCCTCGATGCCCTCCAGCCTCGGGAGCTGCCCACTGTGGTCGGCGCATTGCTCCATTGCCTACCTcacaataaaataaaaaatccatGGTTGGTGCTGGATTGCTGATTTAAACAACTGAAatttgcttcttcttcttcttttttggaACCATCAACCACGAGAAAACAAACATATATAGAAGCAGAAGAATGCCAATGTTGATGATTATTAGCAAGAAGGTTACACTAGCTTTCATTGCCTGACAATGTTTGTGTCTTCAGCCTGGTTATAGCTTTcagaacaaacaaacaaaccagTAGGAGTATGCACTTTCAATTCAGAGGAGTGATGATAGGTAACACGTACGCACGGTTAGAAGGCTGTCAGAGAGGGATCCTGGCTGTAGGGCTGACAATCTGAGATATCTGTTTGTTGCTAGGATGGGGCTCAGTGGCATGAACTCACATCACAATCAGTCATATATGCTCTCCAC from Sorghum bicolor cultivar BTx623 chromosome 3, Sorghum_bicolor_NCBIv3, whole genome shotgun sequence encodes the following:
- the LOC8078104 gene encoding VAN3-binding protein, giving the protein MEQCADHSGQLPRLEGIEEEGGPAEKWAPTTVRPPETPTETMEFLARSWSLSAAEISKALRVLSCGKAASDSPPAVATSTTEQWPAPPPPLGSDHHQHQYQQRADAAMAAGVEAGGGMSPPISPRADVKLLRAAGRGKTVGAWIKEQREKKRAEARSRNAQAYAATSVAGVAAAVAALVAGAVFSSSAAAAPEQRPAKGSGSGGAKTAAAVASAAALVASHCVEMAQAIGASHDQILAAIHSAVNAQTSGDVMALTAGAATALRGAAMLRARLHKEIQATALPGDGREPERDISPLVFVSRGGELLKRTRQGALHWKLVSVYINSTFQVVLKMQSAHMAGTFIKTKKCVVLDVCSDIPAWAGREVEEGGSHGGSRSRRGYFGIRTVERVIEFECRSRHEQRKWVQGITEMLLRRDSINNAAL